A window of the Campylobacter massiliensis genome harbors these coding sequences:
- a CDS encoding Fe-S-containing protein: MSIYFVQVISSLLGFVLFAALNNDKKSLKALFLPSVLGIAAGIVVFKIARLTLHDVGVKMVFDAATLVFLLVSTLWIFIKFNPAKMITFFALGAGYGLTYAHAGANFPVFAGELLDTQSIISLFLMIFAFLLLLILFFVVSNLKECLCKHVLWTFSLLSLAVLIVQALSNTGLEFMRAGMMPTYPWALSLVAKGIYYTTFSQYFFIFLVLVLAVINFKKRPAPLLKSVVGSNKFRFNNAARNFMAANSKSSAAIVVTALIFGLYYDLHASKPPEISDPIIVEPVNNEFKFDVEKLADNELHRYAYINDEGREIRFFLLNRFADRASPIIVFDACAICGDMGYIKKDADLICISCNVRIFLPSVGKEGGCNPIPMPFEFDGKFITVTLDTIQSGANYFSKVIEKMVLDPVSRNKVSNQNSKSYLYYNRTYFFENEKTQAEFEANPEKYVDTNGTLK, encoded by the coding sequence ATGTCTATATATTTCGTCCAAGTTATCTCATCGTTACTGGGATTTGTCCTTTTTGCAGCGTTAAACAACGACAAAAAGAGCCTAAAAGCGCTGTTTTTACCCTCGGTTTTGGGTATCGCAGCGGGCATAGTCGTTTTTAAGATCGCTAGACTCACGCTTCACGACGTCGGGGTGAAAATGGTGTTTGACGCGGCTACTTTGGTATTTTTGCTAGTTAGCACGCTTTGGATTTTTATCAAATTTAACCCTGCAAAGATGATAACGTTTTTCGCCTTGGGTGCGGGCTACGGTCTAACCTATGCTCACGCGGGCGCGAATTTTCCGGTATTTGCCGGCGAGCTACTCGATACGCAGTCTATCATCAGCTTATTTTTGATGATATTTGCGTTTTTGCTCTTGCTGATTTTGTTTTTCGTAGTTTCAAATTTAAAAGAGTGCCTCTGCAAGCACGTCTTGTGGACGTTTTCGCTTCTTTCGCTTGCGGTTTTGATAGTGCAGGCTCTTTCAAACACGGGGCTCGAGTTTATGCGAGCGGGCATGATGCCTACATATCCGTGGGCGCTCTCGCTCGTGGCCAAGGGCATTTACTACACGACCTTTTCTCAGTATTTTTTCATCTTTTTAGTTTTAGTTTTGGCGGTTATAAATTTCAAAAAACGTCCGGCTCCGCTCTTAAAATCGGTCGTGGGTTCAAACAAATTTAGATTTAACAACGCGGCTAGAAATTTCATGGCGGCAAATTCAAAAAGCAGTGCGGCTATCGTCGTCACGGCTCTGATTTTCGGGCTTTACTACGATCTGCACGCGTCAAAACCGCCAGAGATATCTGATCCTATCATCGTAGAACCCGTAAACAACGAGTTTAAATTTGACGTCGAAAAACTCGCCGACAACGAACTTCACCGCTATGCCTACATAAACGACGAGGGCAGGGAGATAAGGTTTTTCCTCTTAAACCGCTTCGCCGACCGCGCTTCGCCGATCATTGTATTTGACGCGTGCGCGATATGCGGCGATATGGGTTATATAAAAAAGGATGCCGATCTCATCTGCATCTCGTGTAACGTGCGCATTTTCTTGCCGTCGGTCGGCAAAGAGGGCGGCTGCAACCCGATACCTATGCCGTTTGAATTTGACGGCAAATTTATAACCGTTACGCTAGACACTATCCAAAGCGGCGCGAACTATTTCTCAAAAGTTATCGAAAAGATGGTGCTAGATCCGGTAAGCCGCAACAAGGTGAGCAACCAAAACTCAAAATCGTATCTATACTACAACAGGACGTATTTCTTTGAAAACGAAAAAACTCAGGCGGAATTTGAAGCCAACCCTGAAAAATACGTCGACACGAACGGAACTCTAAAATGA
- a CDS encoding ABC transporter permease, which yields MKNMQLRLIKSSITGSKVQKGMAFITILLATVLIACMLNITLKIGDQIASELRGYGSNIVVLPKGEALAIEIEGKNFTPLKSQNYLNEEDLHKIKEIFWRNNIVAFAPFLNGEVKDASGEKYQITGTWFDKFANVADEPEFKTGVKTLFGFWAVEGKWIEDDDVQNVLVGENLAAKRNLSVGGELNLNGRSVKIAGVLKGAGEESYKIVTSLKLAQELLNKPGQYSKAEVSAMTIPENDLSVKARRNLDNLDSAEYDMWYCSAYVSSIAYQIEENYAGVAAKAMMQVSDAESNIVKKIQSLMGIVSIIALAVSSIGITSLMTSEIYRRKKEIGLLKAIGASNFEIYALFASESLVVAFFAGILGAFLGYALSYIIAYSIFGYGIGIAWIVLPLSIAFALLISIAGSLVPMRSVVKLLPAEVLYDRK from the coding sequence ATGAAAAATATGCAACTAAGGCTTATAAAAAGCTCGATCACCGGCTCGAAGGTGCAAAAAGGTATGGCTTTTATCACCATACTTTTGGCGACGGTTTTGATTGCTTGTATGCTAAATATCACGCTAAAAATCGGCGATCAGATCGCTAGCGAGCTGCGCGGCTACGGCTCAAACATCGTCGTCTTACCGAAGGGCGAAGCGTTAGCAATCGAGATCGAGGGTAAAAACTTCACCCCGCTAAAATCGCAAAACTATCTAAACGAAGAGGATTTGCATAAGATCAAGGAAATTTTTTGGCGAAATAACATCGTGGCGTTTGCTCCGTTTTTAAACGGCGAGGTAAAGGACGCTAGCGGCGAAAAATACCAAATCACGGGCACTTGGTTTGATAAATTTGCAAACGTGGCTGACGAGCCGGAGTTTAAAACGGGCGTGAAAACGCTATTTGGCTTTTGGGCGGTTGAGGGCAAATGGATAGAGGACGACGACGTGCAAAACGTGCTCGTAGGCGAAAATTTAGCTGCGAAGCGAAATTTGAGCGTCGGCGGAGAGTTAAATTTAAACGGACGTAGCGTAAAAATCGCTGGCGTGCTAAAAGGAGCCGGCGAAGAAAGCTATAAGATCGTAACCTCGTTAAAGCTAGCCCAGGAGCTTCTAAATAAGCCCGGCCAATACTCAAAAGCCGAGGTTTCAGCCATGACGATCCCCGAAAACGACCTATCCGTCAAGGCTAGACGAAATCTAGACAACCTAGACAGCGCCGAATACGATATGTGGTACTGCTCGGCCTACGTTAGCTCGATCGCATATCAGATCGAGGAGAACTACGCGGGCGTAGCGGCAAAGGCGATGATGCAGGTAAGCGACGCCGAGAGTAATATCGTGAAAAAAATCCAAAGCCTGATGGGTATCGTTAGCATCATCGCGCTTGCGGTCTCCTCTATCGGTATTACGTCGCTGATGACAAGCGAAATTTATAGACGTAAAAAAGAGATCGGCCTGCTAAAAGCCATAGGCGCGAGTAACTTTGAAATTTACGCCCTTTTTGCGAGCGAAAGCCTAGTCGTGGCGTTTTTTGCGGGCATTTTGGGTGCGTTTTTGGGCTACGCGCTAAGCTATATAATCGCTTACAGTATCTTTGGCTACGGTATCGGTATCGCGTGGATCGTGCTTCCGCTTAGTATCGCTTTTGCGCTTCTTATCTCGATCGCGGGCTCGCTCGTGCCGATGAGAAGCGTCGTCAAACTCTTGCCTGCGGAGGTGCTATATGATCGCAAATAA
- a CDS encoding ABC transporter permease, which produces MIANKGFFYNVIFKSLRFGAARVGVIIVSILLGACVTAAFVNVYLDIDSKVTKELKSYGANVVFAPADPVSDAIDEAKFNEKIAKIPSDKLLGQSGYLFTQVNIGPTTAIAMGVKFSDLTRVKPFLEVKEGQGITLDFDERNALIGTDLAKQSGFKVGDVIEVRQIGANSGEKVKIRGIVQDGDKEDSLLIISLPLAQKIANEPNTLNYSEAVVTGKFDYISELGKSLSDEQISVKPVAKISKSEGLILDKIKLLMALVSFVILLITSMCVNTTLSAILFSRSKEIALLRALGASKKNVLNLFGVETFVTAFAAALAGAILGYGLAQILGYAIFDSSIDFRFMSIPIAMVISLVFAGVASIYPIKRALENKMADILRGE; this is translated from the coding sequence ATGATCGCAAATAAGGGCTTTTTTTATAACGTCATCTTTAAAAGCCTGCGCTTTGGCGCGGCTAGAGTAGGCGTCATCATCGTCTCTATCCTGCTTGGAGCGTGCGTGACGGCGGCGTTTGTAAACGTATATCTGGATATCGACTCAAAAGTAACGAAAGAGCTAAAAAGCTACGGCGCTAACGTGGTTTTCGCTCCTGCAGACCCCGTTAGCGACGCGATAGACGAGGCTAAATTTAACGAAAAGATCGCCAAAATCCCAAGCGACAAGCTACTCGGACAGAGCGGATATCTTTTCACGCAGGTAAATATTGGTCCTACGACTGCGATCGCCATGGGCGTCAAATTTAGCGATCTAACGCGGGTTAAGCCGTTTTTGGAGGTTAAAGAGGGGCAGGGCATAACGCTTGATTTTGACGAGAGAAACGCGCTAATCGGTACCGATCTAGCTAAACAAAGCGGCTTTAAGGTCGGCGACGTGATCGAAGTAAGACAAATCGGCGCGAATTCGGGCGAAAAGGTAAAGATCCGCGGCATCGTGCAAGACGGCGACAAGGAGGACTCGCTGCTCATCATCTCGCTACCTCTAGCGCAAAAGATAGCAAACGAGCCAAATACTCTAAACTACTCCGAGGCCGTAGTAACGGGCAAATTTGATTACATAAGCGAGCTTGGCAAAAGCCTTAGCGACGAGCAAATTTCCGTCAAACCCGTGGCTAAAATTTCAAAATCAGAGGGACTTATCTTGGACAAGATTAAGCTTTTGATGGCGCTTGTTAGCTTTGTCATTTTGCTCATCACTTCTATGTGCGTAAACACGACGCTAAGCGCGATTTTATTCTCGCGCTCAAAGGAGATCGCGCTGCTTAGAGCGCTTGGAGCTAGCAAGAAAAACGTGTTAAATTTATTTGGCGTCGAGACCTTCGTCACGGCATTTGCGGCGGCTTTGGCGGGCGCTATTTTAGGCTACGGCTTAGCGCAAATTTTAGGTTACGCGATTTTTGATTCGAGCATAGATTTTAGATTTATGAGTATACCGATAGCGATGGTTATCTCGCTAGTTTTTGCGGGCGTGGCCTCGATCTATCCGATCAAACGGGCGCTAGAAAACAAGATGGCCGATATTTTAAGAGGAGAATAA
- a CDS encoding ABC transporter ATP-binding protein, protein MQYAIRLNGIEKRFGEVRALESITFDVNAGEWVSIMGPSGSGKSTLVNILSLMDEPTAGTYMLGGDDASRLSDEETLKFRREKIGLIFQQFHLIPYLNCVENVMIAQYYHSSVDEEDAKKALERVGLGHRLDHRPSQLSGGEQQRLCIARALINDPDILIADEPTGNLDEANERVVLELFQKLRSEGKTILLITHNPDLGQFGDKIVYLRHGKMENIHHVSDGERAEACERLASEPKGQSAFATV, encoded by the coding sequence ATGCAGTACGCGATAAGATTAAACGGGATAGAGAAAAGATTCGGCGAAGTAAGAGCGCTAGAGAGCATTACCTTTGACGTAAACGCCGGCGAGTGGGTCAGCATAATGGGTCCAAGCGGTAGCGGCAAAAGTACGCTGGTAAATATACTCTCGCTGATGGATGAGCCAACCGCAGGCACATATATGCTAGGCGGAGACGACGCTAGTAGGCTTAGCGACGAGGAGACGCTCAAATTTCGCCGCGAAAAGATCGGGCTGATATTTCAGCAGTTTCACCTCATCCCCTACCTAAACTGCGTCGAAAATGTGATGATAGCGCAGTACTATCACAGCAGCGTGGACGAAGAGGACGCTAAAAAGGCGCTCGAGCGAGTGGGGCTTGGACATAGGCTCGATCACCGTCCGAGTCAGCTTAGCGGCGGCGAGCAGCAGCGTCTGTGTATCGCGCGCGCCCTCATAAACGATCCTGATATCTTGATAGCCGACGAGCCGACGGGCAACCTAGATGAAGCAAACGAGCGCGTAGTTTTGGAGCTGTTTCAAAAGCTGCGAAGCGAGGGCAAAACGATCCTGCTCATCACGCACAACCCTGATCTTGGGCAGTTTGGCGATAAGATCGTCTATCTAAGGCACGGCAAGATGGAAAATATTCACCACGTGAGCGACGGCGAGCGCGCGGAGGCATGCGAGAGGCTAGCAAGTGAGCCAAAGGGTCAAAGCGCCTTTGCGACGGTTTAA
- a CDS encoding TlpA family protein disulfide reductase codes for MIKKYILLVFAAAMIAGCGNSGFDKHHISLNSPKGVDTHYFPEGRRLKTDGKPYMLFFFGTSCGACVAQAPIVNEIYSEFKDKFGVYGIFGPSLGFDKDIDMVKQHHIDYDVISDKVSVDYFSKAVGGVMGVPAIFVFDGEGNLKKRFIGLTPKATLENEIKLVL; via the coding sequence ATGATAAAAAAATATATATTATTAGTCTTTGCGGCGGCGATGATAGCGGGCTGCGGAAATAGCGGCTTTGACAAGCACCACATTAGCCTAAACTCGCCAAAGGGCGTCGATACGCACTATTTTCCCGAGGGCAGGCGGCTTAAAACGGACGGCAAGCCCTATATGCTCTTTTTCTTTGGCACATCCTGCGGCGCCTGCGTAGCGCAAGCTCCGATCGTAAATGAAATTTACTCCGAGTTTAAGGACAAATTTGGTGTTTACGGGATATTTGGACCGAGCCTTGGATTTGATAAAGATATCGATATGGTGAAGCAGCACCATATCGACTACGACGTGATTAGCGATAAAGTTTCGGTCGATTATTTCAGCAAGGCCGTCGGCGGTGTGATGGGCGTGCCTGCGATCTTCGTCTTTGACGGCGAGGGTAATCTCAAAAAGCGCTTCATAGGACTCACTCCAAAAGCCACTCTAGAAAACGAGATCAAGCTGGTATTATAA
- a CDS encoding TonB-dependent receptor domain-containing protein, which translates to MRLAISLAAAATALFANGANPDVIKPVKDFTPPPPYTPNIAQSAFPENQFDRTPRDDYFFVTDLLDNSMDKFHVAGGFYGRTFYGSGLFKYRGANFYTILNANFSKANRYKDGGGRTWNYGYVRQGQSAVVGFVPSELSEFRFTLVHDNIDDDKQPHHLMDAVKTERYVGKFNARIGAEDLSNTLNFELMLRDVSRNADNYHLRSAAQTVKVELDRKIVDVELKYDADLGDFHNLAGISYQHDNHEGKRYVKQPSGWVFNGYRFADVTNKRTRIFDTLSYKFSDAHKLSLALNYDWMKSNLKGLNEPYFAPSVPLRTVKGLIRSVYGYDFDGSVKQDGLSASLKYDFTPNELDSYYAALESLQRIPGNMERFNTLYGPMNNGWVSNPLLKPERHNRVNLGFTYKSEFYKDYLRSRQGEDSFSVGGHFIADDAQDLVIYDRRHSTAAAPINKNAVITRNVDARIYSVNLRGEYNFARNFGLKTSLFYNYGQNKTDGRPLYQIRPFEANLAFDYKDYASFGSYNIGTAVRYVAKQNRGDFDKSTGFGIDKREAAKSFTTMDVYGGFEFKNSWGVRLGVTNIFDKDYAEFISGEHVGALDPDPVVRAPGRAVFVSFHSSF; encoded by the coding sequence ATGAGACTAGCTATCAGTCTGGCTGCGGCTGCGACGGCGCTATTTGCAAACGGCGCAAATCCCGACGTCATAAAGCCGGTAAAGGACTTTACGCCTCCGCCGCCTTATACGCCAAACATCGCTCAAAGCGCGTTTCCCGAAAATCAATTTGACCGCACGCCAAGGGATGATTATTTTTTCGTGACGGATTTGCTCGATAACTCTATGGATAAATTTCACGTCGCGGGCGGATTTTACGGCAGAACGTTTTACGGTTCGGGACTTTTTAAATACCGCGGTGCAAATTTCTACACGATTTTAAACGCAAATTTCTCTAAAGCTAACCGCTACAAAGACGGCGGCGGCAGGACGTGGAACTACGGCTACGTCAGGCAGGGGCAAAGCGCGGTCGTGGGTTTCGTGCCTAGCGAGCTAAGCGAGTTTAGATTTACGCTCGTGCACGATAACATTGACGACGACAAGCAGCCTCACCATCTCATGGATGCCGTCAAAACCGAGCGATACGTCGGTAAATTTAACGCTCGCATCGGCGCGGAGGATCTATCAAATACGCTAAATTTCGAGCTGATGCTTCGCGACGTGAGCAGAAACGCCGATAACTATCATCTAAGGAGTGCGGCGCAGACGGTCAAGGTCGAACTGGATAGAAAAATCGTGGACGTCGAGCTAAAATACGACGCGGACTTGGGCGACTTTCACAATCTCGCAGGTATCAGTTATCAGCATGATAATCACGAAGGCAAAAGGTACGTAAAACAGCCTAGCGGCTGGGTTTTTAACGGCTATAGATTTGCCGACGTGACAAATAAGCGAACGAGAATTTTTGATACGCTGAGTTATAAATTTAGCGACGCCCATAAGCTTAGCCTTGCGCTAAACTACGACTGGATGAAGTCAAATTTAAAGGGGCTAAATGAGCCTTATTTTGCGCCCTCCGTGCCGCTTAGGACGGTAAAAGGGCTTATCCGTAGCGTTTACGGATATGATTTTGACGGCAGCGTCAAGCAAGACGGCTTAAGCGCCAGCCTAAAATACGATTTTACGCCAAACGAGCTGGATAGCTACTACGCGGCGCTTGAGAGCTTGCAGCGCATACCCGGCAACATGGAACGATTTAACACGCTTTACGGACCGATGAATAACGGCTGGGTGAGCAACCCGCTGCTAAAGCCCGAGCGTCACAACCGCGTAAATTTGGGCTTTACCTACAAGAGCGAATTTTATAAAGATTACTTACGCTCGCGCCAGGGCGAGGATAGCTTTAGCGTGGGCGGGCACTTTATCGCAGACGACGCGCAGGATCTAGTTATCTACGATCGCCGCCACTCTACCGCGGCCGCGCCGATAAATAAAAACGCCGTCATCACGCGCAACGTCGATGCTAGAATTTACAGCGTAAATTTGCGCGGCGAGTATAATTTCGCGCGAAATTTCGGGCTAAAAACCTCACTATTTTATAACTATGGACAAAACAAAACCGACGGCAGACCGCTCTATCAGATCCGTCCGTTTGAGGCAAATTTGGCCTTTGATTACAAAGACTACGCGAGCTTTGGCAGCTACAACATCGGCACGGCGGTGCGCTACGTAGCAAAGCAAAATAGAGGCGACTTCGATAAATCCACCGGCTTTGGCATCGACAAGCGCGAAGCGGCTAAGAGCTTTACGACGATGGATGTTTACGGCGGATTTGAGTTTAAAAACAGCTGGGGCGTGAGGCTTGGCGTGACGAATATCTTTGATAAAGATTACGCCGAGTTTATCAGCGGCGAGCACGTAGGAGCGCTAGATCCTGATCCGGTGGTGCGTGCGCCGGGGAGGGCGGTGTTTGTCAGCTTTCACTCTAGTTTTTAA
- a CDS encoding ABC transporter substrate-binding protein: MNRRGFLGLSAALGATTMAPSLFAKENFTMWGAPAIPSVIMAVASMQGELAKTHDVKLRIWNTPDVLRAGVASGDIKVTMSPSNVAANLRNQGLNFAMLNLLTLGVMNAMIKDENIKTLEDFVGKKIIMPFKNDMPDLVLRALCKKRGIDASKLDITYTQTPPEAVGLFIQKDYDVLIVPQPLSEATILRGKKAGVAVHYGLDFPKTWGESFNAKPYIPMAGIIVNVDYYEANRALFETLHADLTSALKWILENKQSAAKIGAEYLPAPEPALAGAFDKANLTVTKAHELQDDVMAFFEQIFEFNPKLLGGKMPDKSLFL; this comes from the coding sequence ATGAACAGACGAGGATTTTTAGGACTCAGCGCGGCGCTGGGCGCGACTACGATGGCTCCTAGCCTTTTTGCGAAGGAAAACTTTACGATGTGGGGCGCGCCTGCGATCCCTAGCGTGATAATGGCCGTGGCAAGCATGCAAGGCGAGCTAGCTAAGACGCACGACGTGAAGCTGCGCATCTGGAACACTCCGGACGTCCTGCGCGCGGGCGTGGCTAGCGGCGATATCAAGGTCACTATGTCGCCCTCAAACGTCGCGGCGAACCTGCGAAATCAGGGGTTAAATTTCGCGATGTTAAATTTACTCACGCTTGGCGTTATGAACGCGATGATAAAGGACGAAAACATTAAGACGCTCGAGGACTTCGTCGGCAAAAAAATCATAATGCCGTTTAAAAACGATATGCCCGATCTCGTGCTACGCGCGCTCTGCAAGAAACGCGGCATAGACGCGAGTAAGCTTGATATCACGTATACCCAGACGCCGCCTGAAGCGGTGGGGCTGTTCATCCAAAAGGACTATGACGTACTTATCGTGCCGCAGCCTCTTAGCGAGGCGACGATTTTGCGCGGTAAAAAAGCGGGCGTGGCGGTGCATTACGGGCTTGATTTTCCTAAAACTTGGGGCGAGAGCTTTAATGCCAAGCCGTACATCCCGATGGCGGGAATCATCGTAAACGTGGACTACTACGAGGCAAATCGCGCGCTTTTTGAAACTCTGCACGCCGATCTAACGAGCGCGCTAAAATGGATCCTAGAAAACAAACAAAGCGCGGCTAAAATCGGCGCCGAGTATCTGCCTGCGCCCGAGCCTGCGCTAGCCGGGGCTTTCGATAAGGCAAATTTGACCGTAACAAAAGCGCATGAGTTGCAAGACGACGTGATGGCGTTTTTTGAGCAAATTTTCGAGTTTAATCCAAAGCTTCTGGGCGGCAAAATGCCCGATAAGAGCCTATTTTTATGA
- a CDS encoding ABC transporter permease — MILIDNVKKDRGAFLKVADYLWGGFSGLATIALIIALWQIGSELGGEFLLPAPEAVFVRAYELLADYKNSEINITLVRSLVGVGTACAIGITLGLVAGAYRSFAAFLKPVITTLLSMPPIIWIVLAIFWFGFGDEGEILAVNVVFTIIITVLPLTFASSMVGMMSVSEELKEVFDAYKLGICKKIRHLYVPHLTSHIISSLSVAVGMGVKIVIMGELLGANDGMGAKIASARVMLDTTEVMAYVVLTIAIIMLFEYLVIEPLKITLMPWKR; from the coding sequence ATGATACTTATAGATAACGTCAAAAAAGACCGCGGCGCGTTTTTAAAGGTCGCGGACTACCTTTGGGGCGGCTTTAGCGGTCTTGCGACGATAGCGCTTATTATCGCGCTTTGGCAGATCGGCAGCGAGCTGGGAGGGGAGTTTTTACTCCCCGCGCCCGAGGCGGTTTTCGTGCGGGCTTACGAGCTTTTGGCGGATTATAAAAACAGTGAGATAAATATCACTCTCGTGCGCTCGCTAGTCGGAGTCGGCACGGCCTGTGCTATCGGTATCACGCTAGGTCTGGTTGCCGGAGCGTATAGGAGCTTTGCCGCGTTTTTAAAGCCCGTGATCACGACGCTGCTTTCTATGCCGCCTATTATTTGGATCGTTTTAGCTATATTTTGGTTCGGGTTTGGAGACGAGGGGGAAATTTTAGCCGTAAACGTCGTTTTTACCATCATCATCACGGTTTTGCCGCTAACCTTTGCTAGCTCGATGGTCGGCATGATGAGCGTTAGTGAGGAGCTAAAGGAGGTGTTTGACGCCTATAAACTAGGCATTTGCAAAAAGATTCGCCACCTATACGTTCCGCACCTAACCAGCCATATCATCAGCTCTCTAAGCGTCGCCGTGGGCATGGGCGTAAAGATCGTCATCATGGGCGAGCTACTGGGCGCAAACGATGGTATGGGCGCCAAGATCGCGAGCGCTAGAGTGATGCTAGATACCACCGAAGTGATGGCCTACGTCGTGCTTACTATCGCTATCATTATGCTTTTTGAGTATCTGGTTATCGAGCCGCTAAAGATCACGCTAATGCCGTGGAAAAGGTAG
- a CDS encoding ABC transporter ATP-binding protein, with translation MLELQNLEYEILRDKVVRDFSLKVGAGEVVTLFGASGCGKTTILRLISGLIDPRKGKIINKFNKTTYLFQENRLLEWKNALENVLLVMNEPEAKTVLELFARLGLTEKDALKYPDELSGGMRQRVAFVRAIVTKPDLLLMDEPFSGLDYDMKEILIDIVTRRVEEGMSVVLVTHDRMEAARMSSKICFLASKGAVIERELELDRAFSQRDFAYASGVIDENFKGKIYYD, from the coding sequence ATGCTGGAACTTCAAAATTTAGAATACGAAATTTTACGCGACAAGGTCGTGCGCGATTTTAGTTTAAAGGTCGGCGCGGGCGAAGTAGTGACGCTATTTGGCGCGAGCGGCTGCGGTAAAACCACGATCCTGCGCCTGATCTCGGGCCTCATAGATCCGCGCAAAGGCAAAATAATCAATAAATTTAACAAAACAACCTATCTCTTTCAGGAAAATCGCCTGCTCGAGTGGAAAAATGCGCTTGAAAATGTGCTGCTCGTGATGAATGAGCCTGAAGCAAAGACCGTATTAGAGCTCTTTGCTAGACTAGGACTAACGGAAAAAGACGCGCTAAAGTACCCTGACGAGCTAAGTGGCGGTATGCGCCAAAGAGTTGCTTTCGTGCGGGCGATCGTGACAAAGCCTGATTTGCTACTGATGGACGAGCCGTTTTCGGGGCTTGATTACGACATGAAAGAAATTTTAATCGACATCGTCACGCGCCGCGTCGAGGAGGGCATGAGCGTAGTGCTGGTGACTCACGACAGGATGGAGGCCGCACGCATGTCTAGTAAAATTTGCTTTTTAGCCAGCAAAGGCGCTGTGATCGAGCGCGAGCTAGAACTTGACCGTGCCTTTTCGCAGCGGGATTTTGCCTACGCTAGCGGCGTGATAGACGAAAATTTTAAAGGAAAAATTTATTATGATTAA
- a CDS encoding NnrS family protein — MINDFFTHPMRIFFLTSAVCAVLGGAIFFTPVDFVSWHKFIFLHLVAALAYAGFLLTGLTDWTNFGGGLKKHACVMFAFFAASFFSAFFSLFAAHFFMVLFWAYLAGLCVYMIWLDRNDDQLGVLAFLLGILGFEICYLLSGEERFLNLQIHLHVIAILLISFRVSVVLGKEALNREPGMQDAAFVPNFVYKNIAIVSVCAFLLVSLFFEGSKAVNFAAIACGSAILAKLKEWHYKELLRHSFVIYYYLMQLLLAAGYAIYGVSGILGLGLETNMLHVIALNGIIFSIMLIFNIAGLRHSGQELEFLRLSKIAFVLVIAAGICRGFLAYVWSGFYIHLPATLIAVAFALWFIDFYVIFRDNEFSDDPE, encoded by the coding sequence ATGATTAACGACTTTTTCACCCATCCGATGAGAATTTTTTTCCTTACGAGCGCGGTTTGTGCGGTACTAGGCGGAGCGATATTTTTTACGCCCGTAGATTTCGTTAGCTGGCACAAATTTATTTTTTTGCACCTGGTTGCAGCCCTTGCGTACGCGGGGTTTTTGCTAACGGGGCTAACTGATTGGACAAATTTTGGCGGAGGGCTAAAAAAGCACGCCTGCGTTATGTTTGCGTTTTTTGCGGCGAGTTTTTTTAGCGCATTTTTTAGCCTGTTTGCGGCGCATTTTTTTATGGTGCTTTTTTGGGCGTATCTGGCGGGGCTTTGCGTTTATATGATCTGGCTTGACCGCAACGACGATCAGCTGGGCGTTTTAGCATTTTTACTCGGCATTTTGGGCTTTGAGATTTGCTATCTGCTTAGCGGCGAGGAGAGATTTTTAAATTTACAAATCCACCTACACGTTATCGCGATTTTGCTTATATCTTTTCGCGTTAGCGTGGTGCTTGGCAAAGAGGCGTTAAACCGCGAGCCTGGCATGCAAGACGCGGCCTTTGTGCCAAATTTCGTCTATAAAAACATCGCGATCGTTAGCGTTTGCGCGTTTTTGTTAGTTAGCTTGTTTTTTGAAGGCAGCAAGGCGGTAAATTTTGCCGCGATAGCCTGCGGTAGCGCGATTTTAGCCAAGCTAAAAGAGTGGCACTACAAGGAGCTTTTGCGTCATAGCTTTGTGATTTATTACTACCTGATGCAGCTTTTACTGGCTGCGGGCTATGCCATTTACGGCGTGAGCGGGATTTTGGGCCTGGGGCTGGAGACAAATATGCTGCACGTCATCGCGCTAAACGGCATTATTTTTAGCATTATGCTTATCTTTAATATCGCAGGCCTGCGTCACAGCGGGCAGGAGCTTGAGTTTTTACGCCTTAGCAAGATTGCCTTTGTGCTCGTTATCGCCGCCGGCATTTGCAGGGGCTTTTTGGCTTACGTTTGGAGCGGATTTTATATACATCTACCAGCAACTCTTATCGCCGTAGCTTTCGCGCTTTGGTTTATCGACTTTTATGTAATTTTTAGAGATAACGAGTTTAGCGACGACCCTGAGTAG